A single window of Streptomyces xanthii DNA harbors:
- a CDS encoding MFS transporter, with product MTETPAPKTPGAMTPAARAIGMFVCLFTIVLAVLDLQIVSAAAVPIVRDLDPAHGIDRFPWLVSAFALAAAAMLPLYGKLCDTLGAKHVFLGAVATFLLGSALCGLAQSMTQLIAARALQGLGGGGLMSVTMVVMAHLKDPGEEGAGKGGGIGGIVAGGGMALGPWLGGFLTDHANWRWIFYVNLPLGIAVLVAGALVLKLPDHPVRRPLDWAGAALAAGFSTALLLAMEWGGRTYPWGSPQIIGLLCAAVLGLALFVRRQATAADPLLPLSLFRIPELRWGFVVQGITGAAMMCAIYYVLVYLQVARGLSSSDAGLYLLPMAVGMTGAGLVAGRLDWPARTATLSGTLTMAAVFALLATTLSPDTSLWLIRAELFLAGIAFGQLIGQLVFLVQDAAPRPLLGVATTGIRFFQTLGNALGAALFGTILFRLLATDVNTIPSLHGSAHAAAVQDFVHATGIVFWCGAALMLLGTLLATRLPKRDGAPAQVAVGAGAARP from the coding sequence ATGACTGAGACGCCCGCACCGAAGACGCCCGGAGCGATGACCCCGGCGGCCCGCGCGATCGGCATGTTCGTCTGCCTCTTCACGATCGTCCTGGCCGTCCTCGACCTGCAGATCGTGTCCGCGGCCGCCGTGCCGATCGTCCGCGACCTCGACCCCGCCCACGGCATCGACCGCTTCCCCTGGCTGGTCAGCGCGTTCGCCCTCGCGGCCGCCGCGATGCTCCCGCTGTACGGCAAGCTCTGCGACACCCTCGGCGCCAAGCACGTCTTCCTCGGCGCCGTCGCCACCTTCCTGCTGGGCTCGGCGCTGTGCGGGCTCGCCCAGTCGATGACCCAGCTGATCGCCGCCCGCGCCCTCCAGGGCCTCGGCGGCGGCGGACTGATGAGCGTGACGATGGTCGTGATGGCGCACCTCAAGGACCCCGGGGAGGAAGGCGCGGGCAAGGGCGGCGGGATCGGCGGCATCGTCGCGGGCGGCGGCATGGCCCTCGGCCCCTGGCTCGGCGGCTTCCTCACCGACCACGCGAACTGGCGCTGGATCTTCTACGTGAACCTGCCGCTCGGCATCGCCGTCCTCGTCGCCGGCGCGCTCGTCCTGAAACTCCCCGACCACCCCGTGCGCCGCCCGCTCGACTGGGCCGGAGCCGCCCTCGCCGCCGGCTTCTCCACCGCGCTGCTGCTCGCCATGGAGTGGGGCGGCCGCACGTACCCGTGGGGCTCCCCGCAGATCATCGGCCTGCTGTGCGCCGCCGTGCTGGGCCTCGCCCTGTTCGTACGGCGCCAGGCCACCGCCGCCGACCCGCTGCTCCCCCTGTCCCTGTTCCGGATCCCCGAACTGCGCTGGGGCTTCGTCGTCCAGGGCATCACCGGCGCCGCGATGATGTGCGCCATCTACTACGTGCTGGTCTATCTCCAGGTGGCCCGCGGCCTGTCCAGCTCCGACGCCGGTCTCTACCTGCTGCCGATGGCCGTCGGTATGACCGGCGCCGGCCTCGTCGCCGGCCGTCTCGACTGGCCGGCCCGGACCGCCACGCTCTCCGGCACCCTCACCATGGCCGCCGTCTTCGCGCTCCTCGCCACGACGCTGTCCCCCGACACGTCCCTGTGGCTGATCCGGGCCGAACTGTTCCTCGCCGGGATCGCCTTCGGCCAGCTCATCGGGCAGCTCGTCTTCCTCGTGCAGGACGCCGCGCCCCGCCCGCTCCTCGGCGTCGCCACGACCGGCATCCGCTTCTTCCAGACGCTCGGCAACGCGCTGGGCGCCGCCCTGTTCGGCACGATCCTCTTCCGGCTCCTGGCCACCGACGTCAACACGATCCCGTCCCTGCACGGTTCCGCGCACGCGGCGGCCGTCCAGGACTTCGTCCACGCCACCGGCATCGTCTTCTGGTGCGGCGCCGCCCTGATGCTGCTCGGCACCCTGCTGGCCACGCGCCTGCCGAAGCGGGACGGGGCGCCGGCCCAGGTCGCCGTCGGCGCCGGGGCGGCCCGGCCGTAG
- the purF gene encoding amidophosphoribosyltransferase encodes MPRGDGRLNHDLLPGEKGPQDACGVFGVWAPGEEVAKLTYFGLYALQHRGQESAGIAVSNGSQILVFKDMGLVSQVFDETSLGSLQGHIAVGHARYSTTGASVWENAQPTFRATAHGSIALGHNGNLVNTAQLAEMVAALPKENGRATQVAATNDTDLVTALLAGQVDDDGKPLTIEEAAHKVLPQVQGAFSLVFMDEHTLYAGRDPQGIRPLVLGRLERGWVVASESAALDICGASFVREIEPGEFVAIDENGLRTSRFAEAKPKGCVFEYVYLARPDTDIAGRNVYLSRVEMGRRLAKEAPVEADLVIATPESGTPAAVGYAEASGIPFGNGLVKNAYVGRTFIQPSQTIRQLGIRLKLNPLKEVIKGKRLVVVDDSIVRGNTQRALVRMLREAGAAEVHIRISSPPVKWPCFFGIDFATRAELIANGMSVEEIGTSLGADSLSYISIDGMIEATTIAKPNLCRACFDGEYPMELPDPELLGKQLLETELAAGPAATAAADAIRRP; translated from the coding sequence GTGCCACGTGGTGACGGTCGACTCAATCACGATCTGCTCCCCGGCGAGAAAGGCCCCCAGGACGCTTGTGGCGTCTTCGGTGTCTGGGCTCCGGGCGAAGAGGTCGCAAAGCTCACGTACTTCGGGCTCTACGCCCTCCAGCATCGGGGTCAGGAATCCGCGGGAATCGCGGTCAGCAACGGCTCCCAGATCCTCGTCTTCAAGGACATGGGCCTCGTGTCCCAGGTCTTCGACGAGACTTCCCTAGGTTCGCTCCAAGGTCATATCGCGGTCGGTCACGCCCGCTACTCGACCACCGGGGCCTCCGTGTGGGAGAACGCCCAGCCGACGTTCCGCGCCACCGCGCACGGTTCGATCGCGCTCGGCCACAACGGCAACCTGGTCAACACGGCGCAGCTCGCCGAGATGGTCGCCGCCCTCCCCAAGGAGAACGGCCGCGCCACCCAGGTGGCGGCCACCAACGACACCGACCTGGTGACCGCGCTGCTCGCGGGCCAGGTCGACGACGACGGCAAGCCCCTGACCATCGAAGAGGCCGCGCACAAGGTGCTGCCCCAGGTCCAGGGCGCTTTCTCCCTCGTCTTCATGGACGAACACACCCTCTACGCCGGCCGTGACCCGCAGGGCATCCGCCCGCTGGTCCTCGGCCGCCTCGAGCGCGGCTGGGTGGTCGCGTCCGAGTCCGCCGCCCTCGACATCTGCGGCGCCAGCTTCGTCCGCGAGATCGAGCCGGGCGAGTTCGTCGCCATCGACGAGAACGGCCTGCGCACCTCCCGCTTCGCAGAAGCGAAGCCCAAGGGCTGCGTCTTCGAGTACGTGTACCTGGCCCGTCCCGACACGGACATCGCGGGCCGGAACGTGTACCTCTCCCGCGTGGAGATGGGCCGCCGCCTCGCCAAGGAAGCGCCGGTCGAGGCCGACCTCGTCATAGCGACGCCGGAGTCGGGCACCCCCGCCGCGGTCGGCTACGCGGAGGCCAGCGGAATCCCGTTCGGCAACGGCCTGGTGAAGAACGCCTACGTCGGGCGCACGTTCATCCAGCCCTCGCAGACGATCCGCCAGCTCGGCATCCGGCTGAAGCTGAACCCGCTCAAGGAAGTCATCAAGGGCAAGCGACTGGTCGTCGTCGACGACTCGATCGTGCGCGGCAACACCCAGCGCGCCCTGGTCCGCATGCTCCGCGAGGCCGGCGCCGCCGAGGTCCACATCCGGATCTCGTCGCCGCCCGTGAAGTGGCCCTGCTTCTTCGGCATCGACTTCGCGACCCGCGCCGAGCTCATCGCCAACGGCATGTCGGTCGAGGAGATCGGCACCTCCCTGGGCGCCGACTCGCTCTCCTACATCTCCATCGACGGCATGATCGAGGCGACCACCATCGCCAAGCCGAACCTCTGCCGCGCCTGCTTCGACGGCGAGTACCCGATGGAACTGCCGGACCCCGAGCTCCTCGGCAAGCAGCTCCTGGAGACGGAACTGGCCGCAGGTCCTGCCGCCACCGCCGCGGCCGACGCGATCCGTCGGCCGTAG
- the purM gene encoding phosphoribosylformylglycinamidine cyclo-ligase translates to MSETGASYASAGVDIEAGDRAVELMKEWVKKTQRPEVLGGLGGFAGLFDASALKKYERPLLASATDGVGTKVDVARRLGVYDTIGHDLVAMVMDDIVVCGAEPLFMTDYICVGKVHPERVAAIVKGIAEGCVLAGCALVGGETAEHPGLLGADDFDVAGAGTGVVEYDNLLGPDRIRKGDAVIAMASSGLHSNGYSLVRHVLLDRAGMALEQQVDELGRTLGEELLEPTKIYSLDCLALTSTTQVHAYSHITGGGLAANLARVIPDGLHATVDRSTWTPGAIFDLVGKAGSVERLELEKTLNMGVGMMAIVPQESVDVALATLADRGVDSWVAGEITDRGDHTTGAELTGDYAR, encoded by the coding sequence ATGTCTGAGACTGGTGCCAGCTACGCGTCCGCGGGCGTCGACATCGAGGCGGGCGATCGCGCCGTCGAGCTGATGAAGGAGTGGGTGAAGAAGACGCAGCGCCCCGAGGTCCTCGGCGGCCTCGGCGGTTTCGCCGGCCTCTTCGACGCCTCCGCCCTCAAGAAGTACGAGCGCCCGCTGCTCGCCTCCGCGACCGACGGCGTCGGCACGAAGGTGGACGTGGCCCGCCGCCTCGGCGTCTACGACACGATCGGCCACGACCTGGTCGCGATGGTCATGGACGACATCGTGGTGTGCGGCGCCGAGCCGCTCTTCATGACCGACTACATCTGTGTCGGCAAGGTCCACCCCGAGCGCGTCGCCGCCATCGTGAAGGGCATCGCCGAGGGCTGCGTCCTCGCCGGCTGCGCCCTGGTCGGCGGCGAGACGGCGGAGCACCCGGGCCTGCTCGGCGCGGACGACTTCGACGTCGCGGGCGCCGGCACGGGTGTCGTCGAGTACGACAACCTGCTGGGCCCGGATCGCATCCGCAAGGGTGACGCGGTGATCGCCATGGCGTCCTCCGGTCTTCACTCGAACGGGTACTCGCTGGTCCGCCACGTCCTTCTGGACCGCGCGGGCATGGCGCTGGAGCAGCAGGTCGACGAGCTGGGCCGCACGCTCGGCGAGGAGCTCCTGGAGCCGACCAAGATCTACTCCCTGGACTGCCTGGCGCTCACCAGCACCACCCAGGTCCACGCCTACAGCCACATCACGGGCGGCGGCCTCGCGGCCAACCTGGCCCGGGTGATCCCGGACGGCCTGCACGCCACGGTCGACCGCTCCACCTGGACCCCGGGCGCGATCTTCGACCTGGTCGGCAAGGCCGGCTCCGTCGAGCGCCTGGAGCTGGAGAAGACGCTGAACATGGGCGTCGGCATGATGGCGATCGTCCCGCAGGAGTCCGTCGACGTCGCCCTCGCGACCCTCGCCGACCGCGGCGTGGACTCGTGGGTGGCCGGCGAGATCACCGACCGCGGCGACCACACCACGGGCGCCGAGCTCACGGGTGACTACGCGCGGTAG
- a CDS encoding DUF6274 family protein, whose protein sequence is MAAPVRHETRALLRAHLAAASGYRHITRHCPICHRLLRLAMEPGGELAPEDLTQVLTARESASEGGEDESPPKG, encoded by the coding sequence ATGGCGGCACCCGTACGGCACGAGACCCGGGCCCTGCTGCGCGCGCACCTCGCCGCGGCCTCGGGCTACCGGCACATCACCCGGCACTGCCCGATCTGCCATCGCCTCCTGCGGCTCGCCATGGAGCCGGGCGGGGAGCTCGCCCCCGAGGACCTCACACAGGTCCTGACGGCCCGTGAGAGCGCCTCCGAGGGGGGTGAGGACGAAAGTCCCCCGAAGGGGTGA
- a CDS encoding putative leader peptide yields the protein MQPLRDRTVTLVGRRHVDLVRVASAICRRAF from the coding sequence ATGCAGCCACTCCGTGACCGTACGGTCACCCTTGTGGGGCGCCGCCACGTCGACCTGGTCCGTGTCGCGAGCGCCATCTGTCGCCGCGCCTTCTGA
- a CDS encoding META domain-containing protein, translating to MPIRTTPRALLTTTLSTALAVTALAALTACGTEKAPGAGRPGPGTVTTDTPLVGTEWQVTGLRSAGTETALPKAARDRARVVLHKNGRVDARLGCNTGSTKATVEGDRITFGRLITTRMGCFGPAADLEKAMTSALDSEARYAIKGDRLTLTTKDGKGVTLTAKTS from the coding sequence ATGCCGATACGAACCACCCCCCGCGCCCTGCTCACCACGACGCTCAGCACCGCGCTCGCGGTGACCGCCCTCGCCGCGCTCACCGCCTGCGGCACCGAGAAGGCCCCCGGCGCCGGCCGCCCCGGTCCCGGGACCGTGACGACCGACACCCCGCTGGTCGGCACGGAGTGGCAGGTCACGGGCCTGCGCTCGGCCGGCACCGAGACCGCGCTGCCGAAGGCCGCCCGGGACCGGGCCCGGGTCGTCCTGCACAAGAACGGCCGGGTCGACGCCCGCCTCGGCTGCAACACCGGCAGCACCAAGGCCACGGTCGAGGGCGACCGCATCACCTTCGGCCGGCTGATCACGACCAGGATGGGCTGCTTCGGCCCCGCCGCCGACCTGGAGAAGGCGATGACATCGGCCCTCGACAGCGAGGCCCGCTACGCGATCAAGGGCGACCGGCTCACCCTGACCACGAAGGACGGCAAGGGCGTCACCCTGACCGCCAAGACCTCATAG
- a CDS encoding DUF3073 domain-containing protein, which yields MGRGRAKAKQTKVARQLKYSSGGTDLSRLANELGASTSNPVSNQPPNGEPFEDEEDDEDPYARYADMYDDDEDEDDESGPSSQRRGA from the coding sequence ATGGGGCGCGGCCGGGCAAAGGCCAAGCAGACGAAGGTCGCCCGCCAGCTGAAGTACAGCAGCGGCGGGACTGACCTGTCGCGTCTGGCCAACGAGCTGGGCGCATCGACGTCGAATCCGGTCTCGAATCAGCCGCCTAACGGCGAGCCGTTCGAGGACGAGGAGGACGACGAGGACCCGTACGCCCGCTACGCGGATATGTACGACGACGATGAGGACGAGGACGACGAGTCCGGTCCGTCGTCGCAGCGCCGCGGCGCTTGA
- a CDS encoding Leu/Phe/Val dehydrogenase yields MTDVTGAAADVLQTLFHSDQGGHEQVVLCQDRASGLKAVIALHSTALGPALGGTRFYPYATEAEAVADALNLARGMSYKNALAGLDHGGGKAVIIGDPDRIKTEELLLAYGRFVASLGGRYVTACDVGTYVADMDVVARECRWTTGRSPENGGAGDSSVLTAFGVFQGMRASAQHLWGDPTLRGRTVGVAGVGKVGHHLVEHLLSDGAEVVITDVREESVRRITDLHPEVRVAADTDELIRVEGLDIYAPCALGGALNDDSVPVLTAKVVCGAANNQLAHPGVEKDLADRGILYAPDYVVNAGGVIQVADELHGFDFDRCKAKASKIFDTTLSIFARAKSDGIPPAAAADRIAEQRMAEARGRA; encoded by the coding sequence GTGACCGATGTGACCGGCGCCGCTGCCGACGTGCTGCAGACCCTGTTCCACTCGGACCAGGGCGGGCACGAGCAGGTCGTGCTCTGCCAGGACCGGGCGAGCGGCCTCAAGGCCGTGATCGCCCTCCACAGCACCGCCCTGGGCCCCGCCCTCGGCGGCACCCGCTTCTACCCCTACGCGACCGAGGCCGAGGCCGTCGCCGACGCGCTGAACCTCGCGCGCGGCATGTCGTACAAGAACGCCCTGGCCGGCCTGGACCACGGTGGCGGCAAGGCCGTCATCATCGGCGACCCGGACCGCATCAAGACCGAGGAACTGCTGCTCGCCTACGGGCGCTTCGTGGCCTCGCTCGGCGGGCGCTACGTGACGGCGTGCGACGTGGGCACCTATGTGGCCGACATGGACGTGGTGGCGCGCGAGTGCCGCTGGACCACCGGCCGCTCCCCCGAGAACGGCGGCGCGGGAGACTCCTCCGTGCTCACCGCCTTCGGCGTCTTCCAGGGCATGCGGGCCAGCGCCCAGCACCTGTGGGGCGACCCGACGCTGCGCGGCCGCACGGTCGGCGTCGCCGGCGTCGGCAAGGTCGGTCACCACCTGGTCGAGCACCTGCTCTCCGACGGCGCCGAGGTCGTGATCACCGACGTGCGCGAGGAGTCGGTGCGCCGGATCACCGACCTGCACCCCGAGGTCCGGGTCGCCGCCGACACGGACGAACTGATCCGTGTCGAGGGCCTGGACATCTACGCCCCGTGCGCGCTGGGCGGGGCCCTCAACGACGACTCCGTGCCGGTCCTCACCGCCAAGGTCGTCTGCGGCGCGGCGAACAACCAGCTCGCCCACCCGGGCGTCGAGAAGGACCTCGCGGACCGCGGGATCCTCTACGCCCCGGACTACGTGGTGAACGCGGGCGGGGTCATCCAGGTCGCCGACGAGCTCCACGGCTTCGACTTCGACCGGTGCAAGGCGAAGGCGTCGAAGATCTTCGACACCACGCTCTCGATCTTCGCTCGCGCAAAGTCCGACGGGATTCCGCCGGCCGCCGCGGCCGACCGGATCGCCGAGCAGCGCATGGCGGAGGCGCGCGGCCGCGCATGA
- a CDS encoding TetR/AcrR family transcriptional regulator: MAEDGGPGLRERKKKQTAIKVWRTAVDLFLEHGYEQVSVAQIAEAAEVSKMTVFNYFKTKEDLLMGPMEEHVEDLAEAIRARPDGSSAVDATRAMVLRKIADRDPSIGLSEQGNELALIQLVQRTPVLARRAMLWSVRGERAAALALTEETGDALLSSVAAAQLSGVVSALMSEHHRRILAGESPAAVAADAGERAERAFALVEKGLSGFAVRA, translated from the coding sequence ATGGCTGAAGACGGCGGACCCGGACTGCGCGAGCGCAAGAAGAAGCAGACGGCGATCAAGGTGTGGCGCACCGCGGTCGACCTGTTCCTGGAGCACGGCTACGAGCAGGTGTCCGTCGCCCAGATCGCCGAGGCCGCCGAGGTCTCGAAGATGACGGTCTTCAACTACTTCAAGACCAAGGAAGACCTCCTCATGGGCCCCATGGAGGAGCACGTCGAAGACCTGGCCGAGGCCATCAGGGCGCGCCCGGACGGTAGTTCGGCCGTCGACGCCACCCGCGCGATGGTCCTCCGCAAGATCGCCGACCGGGACCCCTCGATCGGCCTCAGCGAGCAGGGCAACGAGCTGGCGCTGATCCAGCTCGTCCAGCGCACCCCGGTGCTGGCCCGCCGCGCCATGCTCTGGTCGGTGCGCGGCGAGCGGGCCGCCGCGCTCGCGCTCACCGAGGAGACCGGCGACGCGCTGCTCTCCTCCGTCGCCGCGGCCCAGCTGTCCGGCGTGGTCAGCGCCCTGATGAGCGAGCACCACCGCAGGATCCTGGCGGGCGAGTCCCCGGCCGCGGTCGCGGCGGACGCCGGGGAGCGCGCCGAGCGGGCGTTCGCCCTGGTCGAAAAGGGACTGAGCGGATTCGCGGTGCGGGCGTAG
- the bldC gene encoding developmental transcriptional regulator BldC, with the protein MTARTPDAEPLLTPAEVATMFRVDPKTVTRWAKAGKLTSIRTLGGHRRYREAEVRALLAGIPQQRSEA; encoded by the coding sequence ATGACCGCTCGCACCCCTGATGCCGAGCCGCTGCTGACCCCCGCTGAGGTCGCCACGATGTTCCGCGTCGACCCGAAGACGGTCACGCGCTGGGCGAAGGCTGGCAAGCTCACGTCGATCCGCACGCTCGGCGGGCACCGCCGTTACCGCGAGGCCGAGGTCCGCGCCCTGCTGGCGGGTATTCCGCAGCAGCGCAGCGAGGCCTGA
- a CDS encoding maleylpyruvate isomerase family mycothiol-dependent enzyme produces the protein MPAPRTSRKRQRSYDAEKLRTAVLAQFAALRTAVEALTPEQLAAPTRLGDWTVRELAAHLTMAVGMLPRALAEPAPARAELTLMDYPALTAPAAPAIDTRVHELAAAPLGELYAQVAEGLDTYLPAGVDGERPLAHRVGAMTLTTALVTRAVELAVHTDDLNDALPGLGLPVERQLLAAATRFLADALAVKAPGASTEVRIPPFAVVQCVEGPRHTRGTPPNVVETDPLTWIRLATGRTSWRTALDDAAVSASGERADLEALLPIMA, from the coding sequence ATGCCCGCGCCCAGGACCTCCAGAAAACGTCAGCGCTCCTACGACGCCGAGAAGTTGCGGACCGCCGTACTGGCCCAGTTCGCCGCCCTGCGCACGGCCGTCGAGGCCCTCACACCGGAGCAGCTCGCGGCGCCCACCCGGCTCGGCGACTGGACCGTGCGCGAGCTCGCCGCGCACCTCACCATGGCCGTCGGGATGCTGCCCCGCGCCCTCGCCGAACCCGCCCCGGCCCGGGCCGAACTGACGCTGATGGACTATCCGGCGCTCACCGCGCCCGCCGCCCCCGCCATCGACACGCGCGTCCACGAACTGGCCGCCGCTCCGCTGGGCGAGCTGTACGCGCAGGTCGCCGAGGGGCTCGACACGTACCTGCCGGCCGGGGTCGACGGCGAACGGCCGCTGGCCCACCGGGTCGGGGCCATGACCCTGACCACCGCCCTCGTCACCCGCGCGGTCGAACTCGCCGTCCACACCGACGACCTGAACGACGCCCTGCCCGGACTCGGCCTGCCCGTCGAGCGGCAGCTGCTCGCCGCTGCGACCCGCTTCCTCGCCGACGCGCTCGCCGTGAAGGCGCCCGGCGCGTCCACCGAGGTGCGGATCCCGCCGTTCGCCGTCGTCCAGTGCGTCGAGGGCCCCCGGCACACCCGCGGCACCCCGCCGAACGTCGTGGAGACCGACCCGCTCACCTGGATCCGCCTCGCGACGGGCCGTACGAGCTGGCGGACCGCCCTCGACGACGCGGCGGTCAGCGCGAGCGGCGAACGGGCCGATCTGGAGGCCCTGCTTCCGATCATGGCGTGA
- a CDS encoding sulfatase family protein → MSSHASKLSRRAFGGVIGASATVAALGTAATPAAATAPAVTDAPRERPFRAAAGRRSRRPNILFILGDDLGWADLSSYGAPHIRTPHLDRLARQGVRFTDAYSGSATCSPTRFSLYTGRYPGRTEGGLAEPIADRSAGLDPNHPTLASLLRGAGYSTALIGKWHCGYLPDYSPTRSGWDEFFGNFGGALEYYSKLGLGGEYDLYEGDAEYKDLRYYTRILTERASEYVRRDHGDTPWLLNLNFTTPHWPWIADGDEEASAEVVRRIEAGDRRALFHDDGGSVEKYTEMVEDLDRSVGQVLAALKESGQERDTLVFFASDNGGERFSYNWPLSGNKASLQEGGIRVPTIVRWPARFDAGQVSHEPVFTPDWTATLLEIGGARPDPAHPLDGTSLAGYLLRGEELAERDLFWRVRGERAVRRGDWKYYRGKDGRDRLFDLSADRREQADRAADEPERLAGLKAVWERVDKELLPYPA, encoded by the coding sequence ATGTCCTCGCATGCCTCGAAGCTGTCCCGGCGCGCGTTCGGCGGGGTGATCGGCGCCTCGGCGACCGTCGCCGCGCTCGGCACGGCCGCCACACCCGCCGCCGCCACCGCCCCTGCCGTGACCGACGCCCCTCGGGAGCGGCCGTTCCGCGCCGCCGCCGGGCGGCGCTCCCGCCGGCCCAACATCCTGTTCATCCTCGGCGACGACCTCGGCTGGGCCGATCTGTCCTCGTACGGGGCGCCGCACATCAGGACCCCGCACCTGGACCGGCTGGCCCGGCAGGGCGTGCGGTTCACCGACGCGTACAGCGGGTCCGCGACCTGCTCGCCGACCCGGTTCAGCCTCTACACGGGCCGCTATCCGGGCCGGACCGAGGGCGGGCTCGCCGAGCCGATCGCCGACCGGTCCGCAGGGCTCGACCCGAACCATCCGACGCTCGCCTCGCTGCTGCGGGGCGCGGGCTACTCGACCGCGCTCATCGGCAAGTGGCACTGCGGCTACCTGCCCGACTACTCGCCCACCCGCTCGGGCTGGGACGAGTTCTTCGGGAACTTCGGCGGGGCCCTGGAGTACTACTCCAAGCTGGGGCTCGGCGGGGAGTACGACCTGTACGAGGGCGACGCCGAGTACAAGGACCTGCGGTACTACACCCGGATCCTCACCGAGCGGGCGAGCGAGTACGTGCGCCGCGACCACGGGGACACCCCGTGGCTGCTCAACCTGAACTTCACGACGCCGCACTGGCCGTGGATCGCCGACGGGGACGAGGAGGCGAGCGCCGAGGTCGTGCGGCGGATCGAGGCCGGGGACCGGCGGGCCCTGTTCCACGACGACGGCGGCTCGGTGGAGAAGTACACCGAGATGGTCGAGGACCTGGACCGGTCGGTCGGGCAGGTGCTCGCCGCGCTGAAGGAGTCCGGCCAGGAGCGGGACACGCTGGTCTTCTTCGCGTCCGACAACGGGGGCGAGCGCTTCTCGTACAACTGGCCGCTGTCCGGCAACAAGGCCTCGCTCCAGGAGGGCGGCATCCGGGTCCCGACGATCGTGCGGTGGCCGGCCCGGTTCGACGCCGGACAGGTCAGCCACGAGCCGGTGTTCACACCGGACTGGACGGCGACGCTCCTGGAGATCGGCGGCGCCCGGCCCGACCCGGCACACCCGCTCGACGGCACGAGCCTCGCCGGGTACCTGCTGCGCGGCGAGGAGCTCGCGGAGCGCGATCTGTTCTGGCGGGTGCGCGGGGAGCGGGCCGTGCGGCGCGGCGACTGGAAGTACTACCGGGGCAAGGACGGCCGGGACCGGCTCTTCGACCTGTCGGCGGACCGCCGCGAACAGGCCGACCGGGCGGCGGACGAGCCGGAGCGGCTGGCCGGGCTGAAGGCGGTCTGGGAGCGCGTCGACAAGGAACTGCTGCCGTATCCGGCCTGA